A region from the Devosia lucknowensis genome encodes:
- a CDS encoding GNAT family N-acetyltransferase, producing MTPQPAKSAPQRVILEGGHVRLEPLERRHAEQLFAVSTLPGGPERYRYLPSEPPQRLEDLEQRIEAAQGGPDAYVAVVDKKTGTVLGQQAWLRIRPEHGSIEIGAIYWGLPMARTPLSTEAFYLFARHAFDDLGYRRFEWKCNNGNEPSKAAAARFGFTFEGVFRQDMIVKGESRDTAWFSILDSEWPSLRAEFERWLAPDNFDAEGRQKSRLTTRPR from the coding sequence ATGACGCCACAGCCCGCCAAGTCCGCTCCGCAACGCGTTATCCTAGAGGGCGGGCATGTCCGGCTCGAGCCGCTCGAGCGCCGCCATGCCGAACAGCTGTTCGCCGTCAGCACCCTGCCTGGCGGGCCGGAGCGCTACCGCTATCTGCCGAGCGAGCCGCCGCAGAGGCTTGAGGATCTGGAGCAGCGCATCGAAGCGGCCCAGGGCGGACCCGATGCCTATGTCGCCGTGGTCGACAAGAAAACCGGCACCGTACTCGGGCAGCAGGCCTGGCTGCGCATTCGCCCCGAACATGGCTCGATCGAAATCGGCGCCATCTACTGGGGTCTGCCGATGGCGCGCACGCCGCTCTCCACCGAGGCCTTCTATCTCTTTGCCCGGCACGCCTTCGACGACCTGGGCTACCGGCGCTTCGAATGGAAATGCAACAACGGCAACGAGCCCTCCAAGGCGGCCGCCGCGCGCTTCGGGTTCACCTTCGAGGGTGTTTTCCGCCAGGACATGATCGTCAAGGGCGAAAGCCGCGACACGGCCTGGTTCTCCATTCTCGACAGCGAATGGCCTTCTCTTCGCGCAGAGTTCGAACGCTGGCTCGCGCCTGACAATTTCGACGCCGAAGGTCGGCAGAAGAGCCGGCTGACGACGCGGCCCCGCTAG
- a CDS encoding NAD-dependent epimerase/dehydratase family protein, with the protein MRQAFFFGLGFSSQQSVRFFEQDPDFLPSSGTVRSREKADSLARGYHQVLLFDGSERTAPVADAIGSATHVIQSIAPDENGDPVLRHFRDDLMNAPALEWLCYYSTVGVYGDFDGDWIDETAPLVPRNMRSDRRVLAEQDWRDFAAARGVPLTILRLAGIYGPGRSTFDKLRDGTARRVIKPGQVFNRIHVADIGRVTALAAAARLDGTFNLADDEPTPPQDVIAYGAGLIGLPVPPDLPYETAEMTPMQRSFYRDNKRVSNRAIKDALGIELLYPNYRAGLQNILESER; encoded by the coding sequence ATGAGGCAGGCGTTTTTCTTCGGGCTGGGCTTTTCATCCCAGCAATCCGTGCGCTTTTTTGAGCAGGACCCCGATTTCTTGCCCTCGTCCGGCACCGTCAGGTCACGCGAGAAGGCCGATTCGTTAGCACGTGGTTATCATCAGGTGCTGCTTTTCGATGGGAGTGAGAGAACCGCGCCGGTCGCCGATGCGATCGGGTCGGCGACGCATGTGATCCAGTCCATCGCACCGGACGAAAATGGCGACCCGGTGCTGCGTCACTTCCGCGACGACCTGATGAACGCGCCGGCGCTCGAATGGCTCTGCTACTATTCCACCGTCGGGGTCTATGGCGACTTCGACGGCGACTGGATCGACGAAACTGCGCCGCTGGTGCCGCGCAACATGCGATCGGACCGGCGTGTCCTCGCCGAACAGGACTGGCGCGATTTTGCTGCTGCCCGGGGCGTGCCGCTGACCATCCTTCGTCTGGCCGGCATTTATGGTCCCGGCCGCTCGACCTTCGACAAATTGCGCGACGGCACCGCCCGGCGCGTCATCAAGCCGGGGCAGGTGTTCAACCGCATTCATGTCGCCGATATCGGCCGCGTCACGGCGCTGGCCGCAGCGGCCCGTCTCGATGGCACGTTCAACCTGGCCGACGACGAGCCCACGCCCCCGCAGGACGTGATCGCCTATGGCGCCGGGCTGATCGGCCTGCCGGTGCCGCCGGACCTGCCTTATGAGACGGCCGAGATGACGCCGATGCAGCGCAGCTTCTATCGCGACAACAAGCGTGTCTCGAACCGCGCCATCAAGGACGCGCTCGGCATCGAGCTGCTCTATCCCAATTACCGCGCCGGCCTTCAGAACATTCTCGAGAGCGAACGATGA
- the infC gene encoding translation initiation factor IF-3 gives MRRPMRPVAPQKDGPLANEDITSPDVQLIDAEGENRGVVRTRDALAEAQEQGLDLVLIAANSQPPVAKMLDLGRYKYAAQKKAAEARKKQKVIEVKEVQMRPNIDDHDYQTKMKAVQRFLDDGDRVKVTMRFRGREMAHQDLGMQLLIKVKEQTEAIAKVESQPRSEGRQMVMVLAPK, from the coding sequence ATTCGCCGTCCCATGAGACCCGTTGCGCCCCAGAAAGATGGGCCGCTTGCCAACGAGGATATCACCAGCCCCGACGTTCAGCTTATCGATGCAGAAGGCGAGAACCGCGGTGTCGTGCGTACGCGCGATGCATTGGCTGAAGCACAGGAGCAGGGGCTCGACCTCGTCCTGATCGCTGCCAATTCGCAGCCGCCCGTCGCCAAGATGCTCGATCTCGGGCGCTACAAGTACGCCGCCCAGAAGAAGGCAGCCGAAGCGCGCAAGAAGCAGAAGGTGATCGAGGTCAAGGAAGTCCAGATGCGTCCGAATATCGACGATCACGACTACCAGACCAAGATGAAGGCGGTGCAGCGCTTCCTCGACGACGGTGACCGTGTCAAGGTGACGATGCGCTTCCGCGGCCGCGAAATGGCGCACCAGGATCTGGGCATGCAGCTGCTGATCAAGGTCAAGGAACAGACCGAGGCCATTGCCAAGGTCGAAAGCCAGCCGCGCTCGGAAGGGCGCCAGATGGTCATGGTGCTGGCGCCCAAGTGA
- a CDS encoding ABC transporter substrate-binding protein, producing the protein MLSNFKRTLLAGCVGVMLAAGPTLSLAETPADQLVVGLSLSNILSLDPAAMSGRESMEINANIYDRLIEPDVTDPAVFHPRLAESFEIAEDRGSVTFHLRQDAVFHSGNPVTAHDFVWSMTRAFELGIGGSNIRVFGYNEDNIAEMVTAPDDYTVVMKLPKPNDPTLILAAVAGQGVAMVIDSKLAMENAKDNDFGQGWLTTNSAGSGPYRLDRWLANDIVLLQRVEGSWGEQPAMTRLIYRHMPESQTKRLALEAGDIDIAWGMSVADVTALQSNDALEIAEVTSGNMYYLMSSMAEEKFQDPRVREALRYLIDYEGIAETILPYYARLHQRPLGKGLDGSLPDTGYSLDPEKAKALLAEAGYPAGMDVTLRVLAESPFINIATAIQATLAQGGIRAELITGNSDQIYGAARERKFELLVGRGGDRTGTHPYTSLLSLVYNPDNSDEAKLFTLQSWRASFQSEEINTLLDGALLEGDADKRREMYEQIQEIWEEQVGPLQVMAQGLDAVVYQDDVVNYVPHVYQTTIYRDVTKNR; encoded by the coding sequence ATGTTATCCAATTTCAAGCGGACGCTGTTGGCGGGCTGCGTGGGCGTCATGCTCGCTGCCGGACCGACGCTCAGCCTCGCCGAGACGCCGGCCGACCAGCTCGTTGTCGGCCTGAGCCTGTCCAATATCCTGTCGCTCGATCCGGCCGCCATGTCCGGGCGCGAGTCCATGGAAATCAACGCCAATATCTATGATCGCCTCATCGAACCCGATGTGACCGATCCGGCCGTGTTCCATCCGCGTCTCGCCGAAAGCTTCGAGATCGCCGAGGATCGCGGCAGCGTCACCTTCCACCTGCGCCAGGATGCGGTCTTCCACTCCGGCAATCCGGTTACCGCGCATGACTTCGTCTGGTCGATGACCCGCGCCTTCGAGCTGGGCATCGGTGGCTCCAACATCCGCGTCTTTGGCTATAACGAAGACAATATCGCGGAAATGGTGACGGCGCCTGACGATTACACCGTCGTAATGAAGCTTCCCAAGCCCAACGATCCGACGCTGATCCTGGCCGCCGTGGCCGGTCAGGGCGTGGCCATGGTCATCGATTCCAAGCTCGCCATGGAAAACGCCAAGGATAACGACTTCGGCCAGGGCTGGCTCACGACCAACAGCGCGGGTTCGGGTCCCTACCGCCTCGACCGCTGGCTGGCCAACGATATCGTGCTGCTGCAGCGCGTCGAGGGCAGCTGGGGCGAGCAACCGGCAATGACCCGCCTGATTTACCGCCACATGCCTGAATCGCAGACCAAGCGTCTGGCGCTGGAAGCTGGCGATATCGACATCGCCTGGGGCATGTCAGTGGCCGACGTCACGGCGCTGCAGAGCAATGACGCTCTCGAGATCGCCGAAGTCACCAGCGGCAACATGTACTATCTGATGTCATCGATGGCCGAGGAGAAGTTCCAGGACCCGCGCGTGCGCGAAGCCCTGCGCTATCTCATCGACTATGAAGGCATTGCCGAAACCATCCTGCCCTACTACGCGCGCCTGCATCAGCGGCCGCTGGGCAAGGGGCTCGATGGCTCGCTGCCCGATACCGGCTACAGCCTCGATCCGGAAAAGGCCAAGGCGCTGCTGGCCGAAGCGGGCTATCCTGCTGGCATGGACGTCACGCTGCGCGTCCTGGCCGAGTCCCCGTTCATCAATATCGCCACGGCAATCCAGGCCACGCTGGCCCAGGGCGGCATCCGTGCCGAGCTGATCACCGGCAATTCGGACCAGATCTACGGCGCGGCGCGCGAGCGCAAGTTCGAGCTGCTCGTCGGCCGCGGCGGCGATCGCACCGGCACCCATCCCTACACGAGCCTGCTTTCGCTGGTGTACAATCCGGATAATTCGGACGAAGCCAAGCTTTTCACGCTGCAATCCTGGCGCGCCTCGTTCCAGAGCGAGGAGATCAACACCCTGCTCGATGGCGCCCTGCTTGAAGGCGATGCCGACAAGCGCCGCGAAATGTACGAGCAGATCCAGGAAATCTGGGAAGAGCAGGTGGGGCCGCTCCAGGTCATGGCCCAGGGTCTCGACGCCGTGGTCTATCAGGACGACGTGGTGAACTACGTGCCGCACGTCTACCAGACCACCATCTACCGCGACGTCACCAAGAACCGCTGA
- a CDS encoding alpha/beta hydrolase, with amino-acid sequence MSSILASRVTVGQGAEARDIAVEQRTGAAPGLFWLNGFRSVMSGAKAMHLDALGAQKGLEVTRFDYSGHGQSGGAFDAGTISRWLEETEAVFERTHGPQIACGSSMGGWLALLLARRQCRKGMPLKGLVLIAPATDATSRIAARMTAEQKAGLEALGYFERDSAYGDGPYRYTRRLIEDGAQHLLFGSVIETGCPVHILQGGRDPDVPPEHAQKLLTHILHDPVTYTLIPDGDHRLSREEDLARLSAAVLAML; translated from the coding sequence ATGAGTTCCATTCTCGCATCCCGCGTCACCGTCGGACAGGGTGCGGAAGCGCGCGACATCGCCGTGGAACAGCGCACCGGCGCGGCGCCCGGGCTCTTCTGGCTCAATGGCTTCCGCTCGGTGATGAGCGGGGCCAAGGCCATGCATCTCGATGCGTTGGGCGCGCAAAAAGGCCTTGAGGTGACACGCTTCGACTATTCCGGGCACGGCCAGTCGGGCGGCGCCTTCGACGCGGGCACGATCAGCCGGTGGCTCGAAGAGACCGAAGCGGTCTTTGAGCGCACACACGGCCCCCAGATCGCGTGCGGATCATCCATGGGTGGGTGGCTGGCACTGTTGCTGGCTCGCCGGCAGTGCCGCAAGGGCATGCCGCTCAAAGGTCTCGTGCTCATTGCACCCGCCACCGACGCCACCAGCCGCATCGCGGCCCGCATGACGGCCGAACAGAAAGCCGGCCTCGAGGCCCTGGGCTATTTCGAGCGCGACAGTGCCTATGGCGATGGACCCTATCGCTATACGCGGCGCCTGATCGAGGACGGTGCCCAGCACCTGCTGTTCGGCTCGGTGATCGAGACCGGATGTCCGGTCCACATCCTTCAGGGCGGCCGCGATCCCGACGTCCCGCCCGAGCATGCGCAAAAGCTGCTCACCCACATCCTTCATGATCCGGTGACCTATACGCTGATCCCGGATGGCGACCATCGCCTCAGCCGCGAAGAGGACCTCGCCCGGCTCAGCGCTGCCGTCCTCGCGATGCTCTAG